In a single window of the Penaeus monodon isolate SGIC_2016 chromosome 3, NSTDA_Pmon_1, whole genome shotgun sequence genome:
- the LOC119586771 gene encoding cuticle protein 7-like, with amino-acid sequence MFTKFIALALVAVTLAAPSQPSYGYASPATYDAPAKYDFNYAVKDDYSGNDFGHQEARDGYDTQGSYYVLLPDGRLQKVAYTVNGDSGYVAEVSYEGEAQYPEYKPTPAYKPAPAYKPAPAYKPAPAYKPAPAHKPEPTYA; translated from the exons ATGTTCACTAAG TTCATCGCTCTCGCCCTTGTAGCCGTCACTCTGGCTGCTCCTTCACAGCCTTCCTATGGATATGCTTCTCCGGCAACCTATGAT GCTCCCgctaagtacgacttcaactacgccgtGAAGGATGACTACTCCGGCAACGACTTTGGTCACCAAGAGGCCCGTGACGGATACGACacccagggatcctactacgtcctccttcccgacggtcgtctgcagaaggtcgcatacactgtcaacggcgactctggctacgtggctgaggtcagcTATGAGGGTGAAGCCCAGTACCCCGAGTACAAGCCTactcctgcctacaagcctgctcctgcctacaagcctgctcctgcctacaagcccgCCCCCGCTTACAAGCCAGCCCCTGCCCACAAGCCTGAACCTACATACGCCTAA